One stretch of Nicotiana tabacum cultivar K326 chromosome 18, ASM71507v2, whole genome shotgun sequence DNA includes these proteins:
- the LOC107800288 gene encoding protein FEZ-like, which translates to MMEERNETDGKIDEMMLPGFRFHPTDEELVGFYLRRKIQHKTLSIELIKQLDIYKFDPWDLPKLATIGEREWYFFCPRDRKYRNSTRPNRVTGAGFWKATGTDRPIYSSEGSKCIGLKKSLVFYKGRAAKGTKTDWMMHEFRLPSITDSTTPKRFLDKNMLPNDSWAICRIFKKANSNTHRAFSHSWVSPQISSNTTPHFQTSNHFTPNEMSFIAKSTSSAIQFSNDLQNSSMASFSPIDLSPYRIINPMITSHRPPQQISISNHDSTTSYTLSNSYTNYLNIDASSLLLNMSSSILGDYNNFSITLPENIEENQIQEAGNLVKELPNVNVDHMQEQWGNVRSVIGFPVNADIDAWNKSKLLWDSSPCPSEMSTSYSTN; encoded by the exons atgATGGAAGAGAGAAATGAAACAGATGGGAAAATAGATGAAATGATGCTACCAGGGTTTCGTTTTCATCCAACAGATGAAGAGTTAGTAGGGTTTTATCTGAGGAGAAAGATACAGCACAAAACTCTCTCCATTGAGCTTATTAAGCAACTTGACATCTATAAGTTTGATCCATGGGATCTTCCAA AGTTGGCAACTATTGGAGAGAGAGAATGGTATTTCTTCTGTCCAAGGGATAGAAAGTACAGAAATAGTACAAGGCCAAATAGAGTAACTGGGGCTGGTTTTTGGAAAGCCACAGGAACTGACAGGCCAATTTACTCTTCTGAAGGTTCAAAATGCATTGGCTTAAAGAAATCACTGGTTTTCTACAAAGGTAGAGCAGCTAAAGGGACGAAAACTGACTGGATGATGCATGAGTTTCGCTTGCCTTCCATCACTGACTCTACCACACCAAAGagatttttggacaaaaatatgcTTCCTAAT GACTCATGGGCAATTTGTAGGATTTTCAAGAAAGCTAACTCCAATACACACAGAGCTTTTTCTCATTCTTGGGTGTCCCCTCAAATATCCTCAAATACCACACCACACTTTCAAACAAGTAACCACTTCACTCCAAATGAAATGTCATTCATAGCCAAAAGTACAAGTTCAGCCATCCAATTTAGTAATGACTTACAAAACTCATCCATGGCTAGCTTCTCTCCAATAGATTTATCTCCTTATAGAATCATAAATCCAATGATTACTAGTCATAGACCTCCTCaacaaatttccatctcaaaccATGACTCCACCACAAGTTATACACTCTCTAATTCATATACCAATTACCTAAATATTGATGCTTCTTCTTTGCTACTAAACATGTCATCCTCCATACTTGGAGATTATAACAACTTTTCAATCACATTACCAGAGAACATTGAAGAGAATCAAATTCAAGAAGCAGGAAATTTGGTGAAAGAATTACCAAATGTGAATGTGGATCATATGCAAGAACAGTGGGGAAATGTTAGATCTGTTATTGGATTTCCCGTTAATGCTGATATTGATGCATGGAATAAGTCAAAGTTGCTATGGGATTCTTCACCTTGTCCTAGTGAAATGTCCACTAGTTATTCTACTAATTAA